DNA from Armatimonadota bacterium:
GAAAGCCCTCCGCGTCCATCTCGCCCACGTCCCCGCTGTACAGCCAGCCATCCCGGAGGGCCTGCGCGGTGGCCTCCGGATCCTTGAAGTACCCCGCGAACACGTTAGGCCCGCGTACCAGGATCTCCCCATCCTCCGCGATGCGCACCTCCACCCCGGGAAGGGGCTGACCCACAGTCCCCAACCGGATGCGGTCGCCATGGTGGATGGTGGTGGGACCGCTCCCCTCCGTCTGGCCATACACCTCCCGGATGGGCACGCCGATGGCGTGGTAGTACTCCAGGACCTCGGGGGCGATGGGGGCAGCTCCGGAGACCGCGAACCGAACGCGATCGAGCCCCAGGCGGCGGCGCAGGGGCCGCAGGAGCAGGACTTCGCTCAGGGCGTGCGCCACGCGGAGGGGAAGCGGAATCGGTTGCGCCGCCAGGCGGAGGAGCGCATACCGCCGACCGAAGCGGACCGCGATCCGGTATGCGGTGCGCTTGAGGAAATCCGCCTCCCGCATGTGCAGCTCCACCTGCGCGGAGAGCTTCTCCCACAGGCGGGGCACCGCAAAGAGGATGGTGGGCCGGACCTCCTGTAGGTTCTGGAAGAGGGTATCCAGGCTCTCCGCGAAGTGCACGGTATAGCCCCACACCAGGGGGAGGTACAGGGAGAGCATGCGCTCCGCGATGTGGGCGAGGGGAAGGAAGGAGAGGGCGGTGTCCGTAGGGTACAGGGGGTTTGCGGCGCCGAGGGCCTGCGCGGTCCACAGGAGGTTGCGGTGAGTGAGCATTGCGCCTTTCGGCGGCCCTGTGGTGCCGGAGGTGTACAGCAGGACCGCCACATCCTCCTCGGCGGTCTCCCGGATCCGGGCCTCCAGCACACCGGCGTCCTGGAGGGCCCGCCCCAGGGTCCGCAGCTCGTCGAGCGTCATCGTCTGCGGATCCGCAAACCCCTCCAAGCCCTCCAGGTCCATGACCACGATGGCCCGCAGGTGCGGGAGTCGTGAGCGGATGACCAGGGCCTTGTCCAGCTGCTCCTCGTTCTCCACGAAGAAGACCCGGGCCCCGCTGTGCCCGAGCACGTAGGCGCATTGCTCTGGAGGACTGGTGGCGTACACGGCCACGGAGATCCCCCCTGCGAGCTGGATCCCCATGTCGCAGAAGAGCCACTCGGGCCGGTTCTGACCGACGAGGGCCGCGGTCTCGCCCCTCCGCAGGCCCAGGCTTACGAGTCCGCGAGCGATCTCCTCCGCGGCCAGGCCGTACTCCTCCCACGTGATGGGCTGCCAGAGCCCCCGGCGCTTGTGCCGCATGGCCACGCGACCGCCCCGTTCCCGCACCGCCCGGAGGAACCGGCCCGGGATCGTTCCGGTGAGAACCTGCGGGCGTTCAAGGACTGCCATACCCCACTGGGTGGGCCGTGAAGGATTCAAACCCGCGTATTTTCGGTAACCCCCGCCAAAATCCTACCACGGAGGACGGACGTGCGGAGAGGAGTGCACAAGCCCGCAGCTGCGCATCCAAGGCCCCTGCTTGGGTAGCGGTCCGGAACCCCCTCCTGGTGGAGATCCGGGGAGCCCATCCGTGGTGCTCCCGCGGGGCCGGTCAGGGCAGGATCGCCAGAAGTTCGGACAGGCAGTCCACGGTGTGGTGCGGTTCGGCTTCCCCGGAGCCCGCCAGGTCCGGCCGGCGGCACACCCACACCGCGGTCATCCCGGCCGCCCGGGCTCCGGCTACGTCCGCATGCAGCAGGTCACCCACCATCCAGCACTCCGCAGGACGGGCTCCCACCCGCCGTGCGGCCTCCAGGAACACCGCGGGGTCAGGCTTGCTGCAGCCCACCTCTTGACTGGTCAGCACCGATTCCAGCAGCTGCTCTAGCCCGGTAGCCTGCAACTTCCACCGCTGGAGTGCGGTCTCCCCGTTGGAAATCACTCCCGTGCGGTACCCGCGCCGGCGCAGCTCCACGAGCACGGGGCGCGCGTCCGGGAAGGCCCGGACGAGGCCATCGCGGAGGGACGTGTAGCGTTCGAGGAACGGTTCCACAGGGCCGGAGACACCGAGCCGGCGCAGCGTCTCTTCCCAGGTCCACCGGCGCATCCGGCGGATGGTGACCCCGGGCTGGGCAGGGGTCACGCGCCGCCAGAGGTCTACGGAGGCCTCCAGGTAGGTCCGGACCACCAGGTCCGGGGTCAGTGGGTAAGTGTCTTGCATGACTTCGGCTACCTGGCGGACGCAGTCGGCCATCAGCCCCGTTTCGTCCACCAGGGTGTCGTCAAGGTCGAAGAAGACCACCCGGGGTCGCACAGACATTCCTGGGCTCGGGCTCACGGAGGGGGTGAAGTTTGACCCCCATGGGGCGGGCATCAACCCGCCTCCACGCCCTCCAGGCGTGCCGGATCGGCCGGACTCCCGCACCTCTCCGGCTGTACCTCTAGCATAGCAGAGCCCCGGGCCCGGTCGAATGCCGGTCTGCACGAGGGGATCCATCTTATTCGCATTGAGCGCGGCACAGGGGCCTGGGTTGACCTCGCCCCATAAGGGCGGGGCCGAATCGGGCCTCCAAGGCTTGGACAGCCCCTTGAACGCCCCGGAGTGCGGGCTTACGGTAGAGGCGTGCGGATCGCCATTACGGGAGCCTCCGGATTGCTGGGGCGGCCCCTGCGGGCGCGGTTGGAGGCCGCGGGGTACGCGGTGATCCCGATCAGCCGCAGGCCAGGAGCCGACGGGGTCCGCTGGGAACCTAGTCGTGGAGAGCTGGACGCAGGGGCCCTCGCCGGATGCGACGTCGTCGTCAATCTGGCCGGTGCCCGGATCGCCCCAGCCCGCTGGACGGAGGCGTACAAGCGGGAGCTGCGCGCAAGCCGTGTGGCTGCAACCCGGCTGCTGAGCGAGACCATGGTCCGGCTCAAGCAGCCGCCCAGGGTCTTCCTCTCAGCCTCTGCGACGGGTTACTACGGACCTAGGCCCTTCGAGGAGGTGCTGGACGAAACGAGTCCACCGGGGCGGGGGTTCCTAGCGTCCCTCTGCGTGGACTGGGAGGCGGCGACCGAGCCGGCCCGGACAGCAGGGATCCGCACCGTGCTCCTGCGGACCGGGCCGGTCCTCGCCCGGCAGGGAGGGTTCCTGGCTACCCTCTTACCCGTGTTCCGCCTGGGGCTTGGGGGGGCGTGGGGGACGGTCAGCAGGGCGTGAGCTGGATCGCCCTGGAGGACTGGCTGCGGGCGGTGGAGTTCCTGGTGTCGGCAACGTCCGTGGATGGCCCCATGAACCTGACCGCCCCCAACCCGGTCCCCTTCGCGGAGTTCGCCCGGACCCTGGGACGCGTCCTCCGCCGGCCCGCGGTGCTGCGCGTGCCGGCGTTCGCGCTGCGGCTAGCGTTCGGGCGAGAGATGGCGGACGAAGCCCTGCTGTCTGGGAACCGCGTGGTGCCCCGGCGCTTGGTGGAGTCAGGATTCCAGTTCCGATGGCCCGACCTCGAAAGCGCACTCCGGGCGACCCTGACCCTGCCGTGAGGGGTGTTCT
Protein-coding regions in this window:
- a CDS encoding HAD-IA family hydrolase, with the translated sequence MPAPWGSNFTPSVSPSPGMSVRPRVVFFDLDDTLVDETGLMADCVRQVAEVMQDTYPLTPDLVVRTYLEASVDLWRRVTPAQPGVTIRRMRRWTWEETLRRLGVSGPVEPFLERYTSLRDGLVRAFPDARPVLVELRRRGYRTGVISNGETALQRWKLQATGLEQLLESVLTSQEVGCSKPDPAVFLEAARRVGARPAECWMVGDLLHADVAGARAAGMTAVWVCRRPDLAGSGEAEPHHTVDCLSELLAILP
- a CDS encoding AMP-binding protein produces the protein MAVLERPQVLTGTIPGRFLRAVRERGGRVAMRHKRRGLWQPITWEEYGLAAEEIARGLVSLGLRRGETAALVGQNRPEWLFCDMGIQLAGGISVAVYATSPPEQCAYVLGHSGARVFFVENEEQLDKALVIRSRLPHLRAIVVMDLEGLEGFADPQTMTLDELRTLGRALQDAGVLEARIRETAEEDVAVLLYTSGTTGPPKGAMLTHRNLLWTAQALGAANPLYPTDTALSFLPLAHIAERMLSLYLPLVWGYTVHFAESLDTLFQNLQEVRPTILFAVPRLWEKLSAQVELHMREADFLKRTAYRIAVRFGRRYALLRLAAQPIPLPLRVAHALSEVLLLRPLRRRLGLDRVRFAVSGAAPIAPEVLEYYHAIGVPIREVYGQTEGSGPTTIHHGDRIRLGTVGQPLPGVEVRIAEDGEILVRGPNVFAGYFKDPEATAQALRDGWLYSGDVGEMDAEGFLRITDRKKDILINAYGKNIAPAYVENKLKASPYIHDAVVIGDRRPYLVALIVLDEDHVARWAQEHRIPFTTFTDLSMNERVYELIEGEVQRVNRTLSGPEQVKRFAILPKRLYEEDGEVTPTLKVKRKAIGEKYADLIESLYRR